The Methanosarcina barkeri MS DNA window CGGTTAGATTCTACTGGAGCATGCAGATTTCGTGTTCAGATTTATTTCCTGAGCTGGCGACTTTCGTTTACTTTCACTCATTTTTGTTTACTTTCACTCACTTTTGTTTACTTTCACTTACCTTCGTTTACTTTCACTTACCTTCGTTTACTTTCACTCACTTTTGTTTACTTTCACTTACCTTCACTTATCTTCTCTTAATTCCGTTTTTTAAGTCTGCAAAAATTGATCCGTGATCTTCAATCAGATACAGCAGGACTGCTGTTGATAGAGACTAATATATAAGACTCATTGATCTAATACTGCCATTGATCTTACTGCCGTTAATCCAGGACTGGTATTATGACTGGCATTGACTTAATTTCAACAAGCTTTTAATAAAAGTTAAATTTATTATCCCATAGATGCTCACCAAAAGAATAATACCATGCCTTGATGTGACCCTTGACAGAGCAGGTGGCTGTGTTGTTAAGGGTGTTGAGTTTGTGGACCTGAAAGAAGCCGGAGACCCTGTGGAACTCGCCAAGCGCTACAATGAAGAGGGTGCAGACGAACTTGTTTTTCTGGACATTACAGCTTCGGCTCAAGGCAGGAAAACTATGATCGATGTGATCGAAAGGACTGCAGATGAGGTTTTCATTCCTCTTACGATTGGAGGAGGAATAAATTCCATTGATGCAATTCGCCAGATTCTTAGGGCTGGGGCAGATAAAGTCTCAGTAAACACTTCTGCAGTCAAGAATCCTGACTTCATCAAAGAGTCCTCAGATATATTTGGTGCCCAGTGTATCGTCACTGCGATTGACTGCAAGCGAAACACTGACATAAAGAATAATCCCGACAAAACTATTCTGGAGCTCGAAGACGGAACACCTGCCTGGTATGAGGTTGTAATTTACGGAGGCAGAGAAGCTACAGGAATCGATGCCGTGCAGTGGGCAAGAAGGGCAGAAGAATTGGGTTCCGGAGAAATCCTGCTCACAAGCATGGACCGGGACGGCACTTGTGCCGGTTATGACCTGCCTATTACGAAAAAGCTCTCAGAAGAACTCGACATCCCAATTATAGCCTCAGGAGGTGTCGGAAATCCTCAGCACATCTATGAAGGATTCTCAATTGGAAAAGCCGATGCCGCACTTGCAGCAAGTATCTTCCACTTCAGGGAGTACTCAATCAAAGAAGTCAAAGAATATCTGAGGGAAAGGGAAATTCCTGTAAGGCTCTGAAAGAAAAAGCAGAAAAAGATGGGAGTGGGGAAGACAAATTGAGATCTCAGAATTTCAGAGACCCATGTCCGAGATTTATGTGCGTAATGACCGGAATCGTCTCTTTTCGTTCAAGCCTTTTTTGAAAATGGGTTGATGCCCGAACTGTATGCGCATAATGACAGGGAGAGAGGATTTAAGGCTACCATGTTCTGGCTGGTTGAGAAAATTGGAGATTGCCGAAGCCATACTCAGGGAAGAGCCAGAAAATATAGAAGAAGAACTTGCGGATGCTCCACCTAGATAAGGGCACTTGCCAATTTTTACGGTGTGAACCTTCGAAGAAGCCTTCTTTAAGAAGTATCCTGGTATGTACCCCGTACCTGTAAACAGAAGCTCTGTATCTGTACGGACTTACGGTAAGCATATCTTATTTGAGAATCCTGATTTTCAAAAAGCTGATTTTCAAAAGGCTGATTTTCAAAAGGCTGATTTTCAAAAGACTGATTTTCAAAAGACTGATTTTCAAAAGACTGATTTTCAGAATTCGTCATCTGGACCTTGCGATCTCGACTTTCGTCTTTCCGGTGATTTTTTTCATATTTGCTTTCATATATTTTGAGATACTTTTTTATTTCTTAGAGACAATTTCTTATTCGGAATTCGTATCCGGATTCTCCATTATCGGGGGATATATATGTCAGAAGCCGAAACCATGGAATTTCTTGAGAGCTTGCAGTTGAAGATTCTTAATAACACTGACGAGGATCTTGTACTTCAGGCTGAGAGAATTGAGAAAGGGAAATTCAAAAAAGGCCAACGTGCTCCAGCTAAAATTGAATCTTATGAGGAAAAGAGCTTTGAGCTCATTGCATGTGAAGGGAGCTGTGAAGGTGGAGCGGACATTGAAGGCTGGGTTAAGTATGGGTTGGGGTGTATGGAAGGATACTGCAAAATACACTTCAGACACGTGGGAAAAACAGATAAACTCGGCTACTCCTGTGAATGCCATATGCCTGATGGAAAGATGCTCTGCGAGGCTTCAAAAGATGAGAAAGCCGGGAGAACTGTGAACTTCATAATAGGGCCGAAAGCATAATACAGAGACATATTATCCAGCCTGTCCGGCAAAGATCTCTCAGGCTGGACTTTATTCGTTCTTATCTCTTTTTATCCTTTTTAATTGTTATTTTTTCATGAGTTATGACTATTGAATCCTTTAACTATTGAATCCTTTAACTATTGAATCCTTTAACTATTGAATCCTTTAACTACTGAGTTCTGCAGGCAAGAAAAGTATGCCAAAGTTTAATTAAGGACAGGATCTCTAATCCCATCTGATGAAGCCTGAAAAACCGGAACTGCTTGCCCCGGCAGGAGGCATGGAAGCTTTTATTGCAGCCGTAGAAAATGGGGCAGATGCCGTGTACCTCGGAGCTCGGGCTTTTAGTGCTCGGGGGTATGCGTCAAACTTTTCAGAGAAAGAGCTTGAAGAAGCCATCGATTATGCTCATCTGAGAGGCGTGAAAGTATACGTAACCGTAAATACGCTACTTAAGGAAGAAGAAGTAGAAAGCGCACTTAAGTTGCTTTCCTGGCTGAGAGAAATTGGGACTGACGCAATAATAATTCAGGATCTAGGGCTTATCTCTCTTGCAAGAAAATATCTGCCTGACCTTCCGCTGCATGCGAGCACGCAAATGA harbors:
- the hisF gene encoding imidazole glycerol phosphate synthase subunit HisF translates to MLTKRIIPCLDVTLDRAGGCVVKGVEFVDLKEAGDPVELAKRYNEEGADELVFLDITASAQGRKTMIDVIERTADEVFIPLTIGGGINSIDAIRQILRAGADKVSVNTSAVKNPDFIKESSDIFGAQCIVTAIDCKRNTDIKNNPDKTILELEDGTPAWYEVVIYGGREATGIDAVQWARRAEELGSGEILLTSMDRDGTCAGYDLPITKKLSEELDIPIIASGGVGNPQHIYEGFSIGKADAALAASIFHFREYSIKEVKEYLREREIPVRL
- a CDS encoding pentapeptide repeat-containing protein gives rise to the protein MYPVPVNRSSVSVRTYGKHILFENPDFQKADFQKADFQKADFQKTDFQKTDFQKTDFQNSSSGPCDLDFRLSGDFFHICFHIF